A single window of Eucalyptus grandis isolate ANBG69807.140 chromosome 1, ASM1654582v1, whole genome shotgun sequence DNA harbors:
- the LOC104414711 gene encoding ACT domain-containing protein ACR6 isoform X2, whose protein sequence is MEDGSWMRLESNASISPSFRESVGFMPSNEHTSIELSGTDRPGLLSEVCAVLTDLHCNVVNAEIWTHNARAAAVVHVTDDTTGHAIKDPKRLATIRDLLCNVLKADGDVNTAKMTLSSPGVTNRGRRLHQIMFADRDYERVDKEEIRRMHDNSTRPFVTVMDCYEKDYTIVTMRSKDRPKLLFDIICTLTDMQYVVFHGMVNTGRKEAYQEFYIRHVDGLPIGSEAERERITQCLEAAIERRASEGLELELCAEDRVGLLADVTRLFRENGLCVKRAEISTKDGKAKDTFYVSDVTGSPVDLKIIDSIRHQIVPSVLQVKHNSLLLPKKPQETTGGFLFGNFFRTRNFQNFKLVRLAS, encoded by the exons ATGGAGGATGGTTCATGGATG AGACTTGAAAGCAATGCAAGCATTTCCCCCTCGTTCAGAGAGTCTGTAGGCTTTATGCCCTCTAATGAGCACACCTCAATCGAACTCTCTGGTACGGACCGGCCTGGTCTGTTGTCAGAAGTATGTGCTGTTCTTACGGACCTTCACTGCAATGTAGTAAACGCTGAAATATGGACACACAATGCTAGGGCCGCAGCTGTTGTTCATGTCACTGATGATACAACAGGGCATGCTATCAAAGATCCGAAACGTCTTGCTACAATAAGGGACCTTCTTTGTAATGTTCTTAAAGCAGATGGTGATGTTAACACGGCCAAGATGACACTTTCATCGCCCGGGGTGACTAACAGGGGGAGGAGGCTACATCAGATTATGTTTGCAGACAGAGACTATGAAAGGGTTGATAAAGAAGAGATTAGGAGGATGCATGATAACAGCACGAGACCCTTTGTAACAGTGATGGATTGTTATGAGAAAGATTATACCATTGTGACCATGAGGTCTAAAGATCGACCAAAACTACTGTTTGATATCATTTGCACATTGACAGACATGCAGTATGTAGTCTTTCATGGAATGGTCAACACTGGGAGGAAAGAAGCTTATCAG GAATTCTACATCCGACATGTTGATGGACTCCCTATAGGTTCAGAAGCTGAACGAGAAAGGATCACACAATGTCTTGAAGCAGCTATTGAAAGGCGGGCATCTGAG GGTTTGGAACTGGAATTGTGTGCCGAAGACCGGGTTGGACTCCTCGCAGACGTCACTAGGTTATTCCGAGAGAATGGTTTGTGCGTAAAAAGAGCTGAGATTTCAACTAAAGATGGGAAAGCCAAAGACACATTCTACGTATCTGATGTCACCGGTAGCCCTGTGGACCTCAAGATCATCGATTCAATCCGTCATCAAATTGTACCGTCCGTGTTGCAGGTGAAACACAATTCACTTCTGCTGCCTAAAAAACCTCAAGAAACTACAGGCGGTTTCCTCTTTGGCAACTTCTTCAGAACAAGGAACTTCCAGAACTTCAAGTTAGTCAGATTGGCCTCGTGA
- the LOC104414711 gene encoding ACT domain-containing protein ACR6 isoform X1, whose product MDDEYAKLIRRMNPPRVVIDNKSCEDATVIQVDSINKHGILLEVVQVLIDMNLTITKAYISSDGGWFMDVFNVIDCDGKKIKEKEVIEYIKRRLESNASISPSFRESVGFMPSNEHTSIELSGTDRPGLLSEVCAVLTDLHCNVVNAEIWTHNARAAAVVHVTDDTTGHAIKDPKRLATIRDLLCNVLKADGDVNTAKMTLSSPGVTNRGRRLHQIMFADRDYERVDKEEIRRMHDNSTRPFVTVMDCYEKDYTIVTMRSKDRPKLLFDIICTLTDMQYVVFHGMVNTGRKEAYQEFYIRHVDGLPIGSEAERERITQCLEAAIERRASEGLELELCAEDRVGLLADVTRLFRENGLCVKRAEISTKDGKAKDTFYVSDVTGSPVDLKIIDSIRHQIVPSVLQVKHNSLLLPKKPQETTGGFLFGNFFRTRNFQNFKLVRLAS is encoded by the exons ATGGACGATGAGTACGCTAAGCTCATCAGGAGAATGAACCCCCCCAG AGTGGTTATCGACAACAAGTCTTGCGAGGATGCCACAGTGATACAG GTTGACAGTATCAACAAACATGGCATTCTCCTAGAAGTAGTCCAAGTGCTCATAGATATGAATCTCACAATTACTAAAGCTTATATATCATCTGATGGAGGATGGTTCATGGATG TTTTTAATGTGATTGATTGTGACGGGAAGAAAATCAAGGAGAAAGAAGTCATCGAATATATTAAGAGG AGACTTGAAAGCAATGCAAGCATTTCCCCCTCGTTCAGAGAGTCTGTAGGCTTTATGCCCTCTAATGAGCACACCTCAATCGAACTCTCTGGTACGGACCGGCCTGGTCTGTTGTCAGAAGTATGTGCTGTTCTTACGGACCTTCACTGCAATGTAGTAAACGCTGAAATATGGACACACAATGCTAGGGCCGCAGCTGTTGTTCATGTCACTGATGATACAACAGGGCATGCTATCAAAGATCCGAAACGTCTTGCTACAATAAGGGACCTTCTTTGTAATGTTCTTAAAGCAGATGGTGATGTTAACACGGCCAAGATGACACTTTCATCGCCCGGGGTGACTAACAGGGGGAGGAGGCTACATCAGATTATGTTTGCAGACAGAGACTATGAAAGGGTTGATAAAGAAGAGATTAGGAGGATGCATGATAACAGCACGAGACCCTTTGTAACAGTGATGGATTGTTATGAGAAAGATTATACCATTGTGACCATGAGGTCTAAAGATCGACCAAAACTACTGTTTGATATCATTTGCACATTGACAGACATGCAGTATGTAGTCTTTCATGGAATGGTCAACACTGGGAGGAAAGAAGCTTATCAG GAATTCTACATCCGACATGTTGATGGACTCCCTATAGGTTCAGAAGCTGAACGAGAAAGGATCACACAATGTCTTGAAGCAGCTATTGAAAGGCGGGCATCTGAG GGTTTGGAACTGGAATTGTGTGCCGAAGACCGGGTTGGACTCCTCGCAGACGTCACTAGGTTATTCCGAGAGAATGGTTTGTGCGTAAAAAGAGCTGAGATTTCAACTAAAGATGGGAAAGCCAAAGACACATTCTACGTATCTGATGTCACCGGTAGCCCTGTGGACCTCAAGATCATCGATTCAATCCGTCATCAAATTGTACCGTCCGTGTTGCAGGTGAAACACAATTCACTTCTGCTGCCTAAAAAACCTCAAGAAACTACAGGCGGTTTCCTCTTTGGCAACTTCTTCAGAACAAGGAACTTCCAGAACTTCAAGTTAGTCAGATTGGCCTCGTGA